AAACGAATTGCCAGGATTTATCCAGCCTCTTGCGCCACAAAAAGAATAATTACCATAGGTTGTACTGTTATTTTGAATAAAAAAAACTTTATTCAATCCCAACCTATTAATTTTTTTTAACGACTTCCACCAAAAATCATGGTTGCCTCTACAAAAAACCTTGTTGCCTGGCAATATAGATATCTTATATAAGTCATAATAAGCATCGATTATTTCCATAGCCCAGGAAATATCGCCAGGAATAAGTATTATATCATCTTCCTCTACCTTGCTTTTCCAATCCTCTTTTATCTTATCCCAATGGTTATTCCATTGTTGTCCGAACTTATCCATAGGCTTATCAACCATAGTATCAAGGTGTAAATCACTTATTCCATATATCTTCATTATTATCACCTTTTATCATATTCAAACTGACAATATGTCCTTCACCGTTTGTTTGAAATTATTCTTATTGCATGATGCATCATGCAATATCTCCTTTTCATCCAAATCCCTCAATCCTTCTGGAATAGGCACTCCTGTCTTTTTAGATAAAATATTGATCATTTCATATTCACTAGATACTTTAGCACAACCATCCTCGTATATCGCTTTTAACACATCGTCAGCAAACTTAAAAGGACTTGCAGTAGAAGCTATCACTGTTTTAGTGTTATCTTTAGTTTGGGCAATATATTTTTTCAGAACATTTACAGCTACTGCAGTATGAGTATCCATCAAATAATTAAACTCTTTATAAACATCTTTAATAGTATCCAATGTCTCCTGATCACTTGCGTAATCAGCCCAAAAAATTCGCTGAATTTTAGAGAGCATCCCTTTGTCTACTTTATACCTATTATTTGATGATAAATCCCCCATCCAACTTCTGATAATATAATAATCATGACCAGATAACTCAAAAAGCAGTCTCTCCAAATTACTAGAAATTAATATATCCATAGATGGAGATACAGTCTTATAGAATGGCCTATTGCAATCATACACCCCTGTATTAATAAAGTCAGTTAATATATTATTGGTATTGGATGCACATATCAACCTGTTTATAGGGAGTCCCATCTTTTTTGCATAAAATGCTGCAAGTATGTTACCGAAATTTCCTGTAGGTACTACTATGTTCAGCTTCTCCCCCATCGATATCTCTTTTGCCTTGACCAATGAAAAATAAGCGTATATATAGTACACCACTTGAGGAAGCAATCTACCCCAATTTATAGAATTAGCTGAAGATAATTTATAATTTTTCTTTTTTAATTCGGATGAAAAATCTTGGTCTACAAACATCTTTTTTACAGCAGTCTGTGCATCATCAAAGTTTCCACTTATAGCAACCACATGTGTATTTTCTCCAGCTTGTGTAATCATCTGCAATCTTTGTACTTCACTTACACCTTCTTGAGGATAAAAAACTATAATCTTTGTGCCTTTAACATCTTTAAAGCCCTCAAGTGCAGCTTTACCGGTATCCCCTGAAGTCGCAACCAGTATAACTATTTCCTTATCCTCGCCTGTCTTTTTCAATGCCGTTGTCATAAAGTGAGGTAATATCTGAAGGGCTATATCCTTAAAAGCAGCTGTAGGCCCATGCCACAATTCTAACACATAAGAACTATCCCCCAGTTTAACCAATGGAGTAATATAGGATGTGTCAAACTTATCTTTACTATATGCTTCATTTATACACTTTTCTATATCATATTCATCAAAATCTGATAAAAACATACTAAAAACAACCTGAGCAATACCCTTATAATCTAAACTTTGAAATCGCTTAATGATGTCAGGGTTGTTCAGAAATATAGGTATTTGCTCTGGACAAAATAACCCTCCATCCGGAGAAATACCCATTTTTATTACTTCAGATGCCTGCTTTACTTCCACTTTACCTCTTGAACTTATATAATTCATTCGGATTTCCTCCATTTGCTATTTCATGCCGATAGACTCAATTAACTGTTGTCTCTTAAATAATAGATAATATACACACTGCACACCATATTATATATTTTTTCCCTGTATTACTCAAGTTTTTTTCCCCGGTATTCTATCAGTAATCCCGTTCCAACAAAGAAAATTATTAGAGATGCAAACACATAATAATTTCTATATGAAGCGATAAAAGAAAAGAAAAATAAAACAAAAGATAAATAGATAAATTTCAAACCATTATTCTTATAGATACTGTTTATCTTTGGATAACCGGATTTTAAAAGCATGTGTTTTTTTACATCCTCATAGCCAGGCAACTTATTTTGCTCACACGCCATCTGCATTATATGACTGCCATCAAATACCTTGATTTTTTCATATCCAGCTCTTTTGTTTTTAATAATTTTATCGGTAAAAAGATATCCAGCTTTATATCCCTCTATATTTACTATATTTTCAAAGCTTTTCACAGCCCGTGAAAAGCTTATGTTGTCATGTTCTAAAAGCTGCATAAATCTTATCAATACACTTTTTTTGCCTTCTAATCCAGTATAATCAACTGTATACAAAGATAATTCCTTATGGAAACTGATGTTGTCTACGCTTTTATATTCTTTTGCCATGTCCAATATAAACTCTGAAAAAGAATGTATATCTTTTTGAGATAGCATATGAAAGAAACATGACTTCTCATATTCATTATATTTTGTTTCTATTATATCATGTTCTTTTTTCTCCCTGATTTTCTTCAATAAAATGCAAAAGATAATAAACACAGATATAGCGATAAAATATCCCATATATATATCATCCGTTATGCTTGTAGTTAAAAGAAAAGTTAATAAAGATAAAATAACACCGGCAAAGATCCGATCTATCAATCCGCCTACAAAAGACCTTTTATTGTCCGAAAGCAATACATGTTTGATTTTTCTATCATTACTTTTTCTATCTAAAAACATAAAATCACCCCATTAACTATTATGGGATGAAATATATGGAAATATACTAATTCTTATCTTTGACTTTCCTTTTATACAAAATAAGTGCTATCAAAATCATGATTATTAATGTAACTATAATGATAATATTGTTAAAATTATATAACCTATATTGAACAAAAATCCTTGCTCTACCTAAATTATCGAAGTTCCAACTTAGAGTATTATGCTGGATAGAATCTGCATTGCTTTTGAATGGTTTTATTGGAGTGGTTAAATTTAAACTAAAATTTACATATTCATTTATACCGGTATTCAATAGATCGATTAGTTCTGGGTCATCCACCCCATCTTTGGGCATCAAATCTAAAGATTGATCTATGGTAATAGTATTTAAGATTAAACCCCGGTCTATTTTAAAAGGGAGCTCATCAGTTGAATAAGTGGTATCCTCTGTTGAAATATCAGTTAAAAACAGCTCTCTATAATCTTTTGTTATATCCGATATCTGTTTAGATATATATATTACATCTTTTTCTGTCCGGTATTCAAAATCGTTTGCATTTGCTATCTTTTTTATCATATTTCCTAATAATTGATTATATTTCGGAAATGATTCAACGTCTATTATATACACTATATTAGATGACATATCTTGGTCTATTTTTAAATCCACTACAATGTCTACACATCCTACAAGGAATATCATAATAAAAACAAAAATAAAGACCAAAAGTTTTTTAAACACTTTTTACCTCCATATCAATCCAAATAAGTCAATGTGTCACTTCCATCCTCTATCATCACATTGAAGTGTTCACCACCATCTATCAACTCTACCATCCAATTGTCTGATCTTTTATATATATTCAATATGCGGGCATCTTTATGCTTATATAAAATCAAGTTTTCAACCTCATTAACGGAGAAGGGTGAATCATATTTTAAAATACAATCTACATTTTCAATTTGAATATATCTATCAGTGGATATACACAGCTCATATAAAAATTTGCCCTTTGCATTCTCTAACACTATGTACGCAGTCCACCTATCTCCTGAAGAATCTTGCTTACATTCTAAATTTTTGATTTGAACAGTATCCGGGTATTTTTTTGTTATAAAATCTATTATTTCATTTTCAGAGAATTCCTCCTTTTCTGCTTGTCTACTATCTCCAGCTGGCAATATCAAATAACATATAATTATTGCCAAAACGACAATGATCAAATTTTTTTTCTTCATCGTCTGATCCCTCTCGCCTATATATTGGTTCCTCTATATATATAGAGCATTTTAAGATAAAAAAAGTTCCATAAAATTATGGAACTTTTTTTATCTTACATTATTTTTTCAAATAATGAAGCTATTTGTTCTTCATTTAATTTGACAGGATTCCCGCTCATGCTAGAGCCACTAGCTGATTTCATTACCTGATCGACTTCTATATTATCTGTATCAACACCAAACTCTCTAATACTTGTAGGCATATCCATTTCCTGCATCAGTTGAGTTATGTGCTCTATTCCCGCTTTGGCATTGCTTAATTCATCAGCATATTTTTTGCCTGTAAGCGCAACTCCAATATCTGAGTACTTCTTCACATCACCTGCTAAGTTTACCTGCATCACATGTGGCAACAATATCGCACACGCTAGCCCATGGTTTATTCCGTAACATGCTCCTAAAGCTGCGGCTATACCGTGGACAGCTCCTAATCCAGAGTTAGCTAGGCAAATCCCGCTAGTCAAACTTGCAAATGCCATACGTGTTCTCGCTTCCAAGCATTCACCATCTATATACGCTTTTTTAAGCCACTTACCGGCATCTTTAAGTGCATATATTGCAAGGGCGTCTGTATAAGGCTTGGATTTTGCAGATACATAGGATTCGATCAATTGAGTCAAAGCATCCATCCCAGACCATGCTGTTACTTTTCCAGGTAGGGTAATGGTAAGTTCAGGATCCACTATTGCTACATCCGGTATCATCTTTTCACTTCTTATGCTCCGTTTAAACTTATGTTTTCTAGATACTATTACAGAATTTTTGGTGGCTTCAGTGCCCGTTCCAGATGTGGTTGGAATAGCGATAAATGGAACTGTATCTTTTGTTATCTGTTTACCTTTGCCTACACCCTCAAGATAATCTAATAAACTACCTCCGTTTGTTATCAACGCAGATATGGCTTTACCGGTATCAATAACACTCCCGCCACCAACTGATATCACAGCATCACAACCGCTTTCAATGGCAATCTTCATCCCCTTGTCAACTGTATCTATTCCAGGCTCCCCAGCTACTCCATGGTAATTAGTATATGCCTTTCCCGACCTTTCAATCCGATTTTGAATATCATCGAGAATTCCAGATTTTTGGGCTGACTTTCCTCCACTTACAATCAAATATTTGTTGCCTAGTTGCTCTACTATCATTCCTAATTGTTCGATTTTACCGCACCCAAATATTATTTTACTTGCAGTACAAAATTCAAAATTCATTTTTACTCACCCCATTCTCAATACTATATTTCTACATTCTACACAAAAATCCTTTCCTCCAATATAAATTTATAAAAAAAAGACCTTAAATAAAGGTCCTTTTTTTATTCTATAGTCTTATCCGGGACACTCTCCCAATCCTTCAAAAACCCTTCGATGCCCTTGTCTGTCAAGGGATGCTTGGTCATCTGGTCTATTACCTTGAAAGGAATAGTAGCGATATCTGCTCCAGCTTTTGCCACGTCTATTATATGTAACGGACTTCTGGTACTAGCTACTATTATCTCTGTTTTTATACCATAATTTTTAAATATCTGGGAAATCGTCTTTATCAAATCCATGCCTACTGTTCCAATATCGTCAATTCTTCCCACAAAAGGACTTACATAGGCAGCACCGGCTTTTGCAGCCAACAATGCTTGAGCAGCTGAAAAAACAAGGGTAACATTGGTCTTTATCCCTTTTTTACTCAATCTATTTACAGCTTTCAGTCCTTCTTTAGTCATAGGTATCTTAACAACTATGTTTGGGGCCCATTTTGCAAGCTTTTCACCTTCAGACACCATTCCATCAGCATCAAGGCTTATCACTTCAGCATTAACTGGTCCATCCACCATGTTTGCTATCTCGGTAATCAGTTCTTTAAATCCTCTTCCTTCCCTCGACACGATGGTTGGATTTGTAGTAACACCATCTAATACACCTAGCTCTTGAGCGGCTTTTATCTGCTCAATGTTTGCAGTATCAATAAATATTTTCATATTATTCTCCTTTCTCAATTACATTGTGCTTATCTATTATATATTTAATTTATAAAAGATGCAATTTTAGTAAACAGCAACATCCATGTTTTCAACTTCTTTTTTGATATCTTTAGGAAGTGATCGATCAGTTATCAATATGTCAATATCTTCAAGATTTGCAAATGTAAAAGGCATATTTTTATTCAATTTCGTAGTATCCATCAACATAATTACCTTTTTAGCCCTTTTTATTACTTCTATTTTTAGTTGGCATTCATAAATATTAGCATTAGTAAAACCACTGTCTATTGAAAACCCTGATGTACCCATAAAAGCGATATCTATATTTACATTGTTTAAAAGACTTAACGCATTAGGACCTGATAAAGATAGGGTGTTGCGATTAAGCATTCCACCTAAAATCATCACAGTCAAATTGCTTTTTTTTATGGCTTCTAATCCGATATTTGCTGCACTGGTAATTATAGAAAGATTTTTATCTGGGAGTTTTTGGGCTAAATACATTAATGTGGTGCCTGCGTCTAAAAATAAAGACCTTCCCTCTTCTATGAATCCTACAGCTTTTTGCGCAATCTCATTTTTCTGCTCAATATTTTCATAAATCCTTTTGCTATAATTATCCTCTTCGTTGATAAATACATTTTTGGATAAAATCGCGCCTCCATAGGTTCTTATCAAGTACCCTTCTTTCTCTAAAGATATCAAGTCTCTACGGAGCGTCATAGTGGATACATCGGGGAATTCCTTTTTAAGCTGCTGTAATTGTACCTCTCCCTCGCTTAACAATATTGACTTTATATGTTCCATTCTTTTCTTCTTCAAAAAATCACTTCCTACAATTTCTTTATTATATGCAGGAAGGTAGATTAAAAGCAACCTACCTCCCGTAAAATTCTATGCATATATAATTTTTGTTATATCATCATAAATGGATTTTCCAACAATGTCTTTAGGTACTTCAAGAAATTAGCAGCTGTAGCACCGTCAATGACCCTATGATCGCTGGAAAGCGTAACTTTCATAAGTGATTTCACAACAGGCTGTCCGTCTACCGGAACAAACTTGTCTGCTATGCCACCAACTGCGAGAATAGCACTTTCAGGCTGATTGATTATTGCAGTAAACTGATCTATTCCAAACATACCTAAGTTGGATACCGTAAATGTACCACCTTTATAATCTTCAGGCATCAACTTGTTATTTTTAGCTTTGTCTACCAGCTCCTTGCTTTGATCAGCTATCTCAGCAAGACTTAGCTTGTCAGCATTTCTGATTACAGGTACTATCAATCCGGTTTCAAGGGCAACTGCTACTCCTACATTAATATCTTTATGCAGCACTACCTGATCATCAGCCATAGAGCTATTCATGTAAGGATATTTTTTGAGTGCAAGAGTACAAGCCTTTATCACTATGTCATTGAATGATACTTTAGTACCTTGATCAGCCAAGGATTGATTGATCTTTGCACGTATTTCCTTTACTTGAGTCATATCTATTTCCATAGTTGCATAGAAATGAGGCGCTGTGTAAATGCTTTCAGCCATTCTCCTGGCTATGATCTTCCTCATATTATCCATCTCTATTACTTCATCTTCTGGTGCTACAGGTACTTCTACCTTGTCAGCAACTTGTTTTTGAGCCGGTGCAGCTGCTGGAGCAGCTTTTTGATAGTCTATTACATCCTGCTCAACTATTCGTCCATTGGGCCCACTTCCAGCTATATTCGAATAATCTATTCCATGCTCTTGTGCGTACTTTCTAGCCCTGGGAGATATAAATATTCTCTCACCATCTTTTCTAGCAACTGTTTTAACTGGTTGTTTCGGTTGTTCTACAGGTACTGTCTCCTTTTCTACTACTTCTTCTTTCGCTTCTTCTTTTACTTCCTGCTCGACCTCTTCTTTTACTTCCTCTTCTTCGGGTATTTCATCGCCTTCTTCACCTAAATAAGCGATGACTGCACCTATTGGAAGCTCCTCGCCTGGTTCTGCTACTATCTTTAAAAGTGTACCTTCTACATTTGATTCAAACTCAATTGCAACTTTGTCAGTCTGGATTTCACATATTGGATCACCTTTTGTTATGAAATCCCCTTCTTTTTTTATCCATTTATTTATAACGCCTGAATCCATCGTCTCGCCCAACATGGGCATCTTTAATTTCTCAACCATTTTAAACCTCCTATTTAACAACCAAATTTCTAGCAGCTTCTACAATATCCTCTACCCCTGGTATAGCTAATTTTTCTAGGAAGTCGTTTCGTGGAATAACAACATCTTTTCCAGCTACTCTAACAATAGGAGCATCAAGGTAATCAAATACGTTTTCATTGATTTGTGCGCATACTTCTCCGCCTACACCGCCTGTTTTTGGTCCTTCTTCAGCAATTATTACTCTGCCTGTCTTCTTGACGGATTTTGCAATGGTATCTATATCCAAAGGATTCAATGTTCTAGTATCAACTACTTCTACTGATATACCCTCTTTCTCCAATTCTTCAGCAGCTTCAAGAGCATAAAGGACCATTCTTGAATGTGCTACTATCGTTACATCTTTTCCTTCTCTCTTAACATCAGCTAATCCGATTGGAACTATATATTCTCCTTCAGGTATCATTCCCTTTGTTCCATAAAGCATCTTATGCTCTATAAACATTATAGGGTTGTCTTCCCTTATAGCCGCTTTTAACAGCCCTTTTGCATCATAAGGTGTGGAAGGCATTACTACTTTTAATCCAGGTACTCCACAGAACATAGCTTCAAGACTCTGTGAGTGCTGTGCTGCAAGGCCTCTACCTGAACCACCTTCAGTTCTCAATACCATGGGTACCTTAGCCTTTCCACCAAACATATATCTTATCTTTGCAGCCTGATTTATCAATTGGTCAGATGCTATTGTTGTAAAATCAATATACATTATCTCTGCAATAGGTCTCATTCCAGTTATAGCAGCACCAACAGCTGCACCAGTGATAGCCTGTTCACTTATTGCAGTGTCTCTTACTCTTTCTTCTCCATAATCCTCTAACAAGCCTCTTGTTACACCATAGGCTCCACCATATATAGCAACGTCTTCACCCAAAATAAATACTGATGGGTCTCTATCCATTTCTTCTCTCAACGCTTCGTTCAAAGCTTGCCAATATGTTACCTCACGCATTTTTTCACCTTCTTTTAAATTTTTTAAGCAAATAAATCTTCATATAAAGCTTCAGGTTTAGGATCAGGGCTTGCCTTAGCAAACTCCTCTGATTTGTTTATGTCGTCTAACGCTTCTTGATCTATTTTCTTAGCTTCTTCTTCTGTTATTACTCCGTTTTCAATCAATCTCTTTTCAAAAGTTTCTATTGCATCTCTGCTCTTCCATTCTGCTTCTTCTTCTTTCGTCCTGTATGCTCTGGGGTCACTCCTTGAATGTCCGAAATATCTATAAGTTTTAAGCTCTACAAATGTAGGGCCGTCTCCCTTTCTCGCTGTTTTTGCAGCTTTCTCTACCGCTTCTTTAACTGCAAGCACATCCATTCCATCAGCTATAATGGCAGGCATATCATATGCTTTAGCCCTTACAGATAAATCTTTTACAGATGTAGCTCTTTCCACTGAAACTGACATTCCATATAAGTTGTTTTCACAAACAAATACTACTGGCAGTTTCCAAGCAGCAGCCATATTCATAGCTTCATGAGCTATTCCTGTATTAGCTGCACCGTCTCCAAAGAAACACAATACTACTTTATCTTGCTTTTGCATCTTTGATGATAGAGCAGCACCACATGCTATTCCAAAACTTCCACCTACTATACCATTTGCTCCTAGGTTTCCAGTAGATAAGTCAGCAAGGTGCAAACTTCCACCCTTACCTTTACAGCATCCTGTCGCCTTTCCACAGATTTCAGCCATAAGCTCGTTAAGATCTCCATCTTTTGCTACAGCATGTCCATGGCCCCTGTGTGTACTTGTAATATAATCATCTGGTCTAATTGCAGCCATAGCTCCTACTGCACATGCCTCTTCACCTGCGTACAGGTGAGATCCGCCTTTAATATAACCTTCTTGTAGTAATTCCATAACCTTTTCTTCAAAATAGCGGATATGGCGCATTTGTTTCAGCCAAAATACCAAGTCTTCTTTCTTTTCCTTGGCTACTAATTTATCCTTTGCCAATATTCTCACTCCTTATATTAGTAATTTGAGAAATATATAATATAATGCTTTAATTATATTATCACCTTAATTTAAATAGTTTAATACTTTTTCAGGCTTAATGCCGTCATTTAAAAGTTGGTAAATACTGATAACCATTTTGCCTAAATCGCTTTGTTCATCGATCCCGCTTATAATCTGAACAGCGGCCTCAATTCCTTGTTTTTTTACAGCACTCCTTACTTCAAGTGCAGTGGGATCCGTTTTTGCATCAAACATAAAACCTGCTGCTATACCTAATGCTAAATTATATGGAACTATTCCATGATTAAAAGCAAATTTTGCAGCTCCTACAAGTCTATCATTATTTGATAACTTTCTTTTAGGATCTCCTCCCACTCTTAAGATAGTATCACCAAGTGCTCTATTTCCAAACCTAAATATTAAGTCATCTATATACTCATTTAAACTATCTAATGAAACACCATGTTCTTTAGACAGTGCTTTGGCTGATTCTAGCAATGCATTCTTGCATATCTTTTTCAGGGACTCATCTTGTATTGTCTCCCATATAAAAGTATATCCTTTTTGCCAGCCTAGATATGACAAAATTGCATGTCCTGCATTATGCACAAATAATTTCCTCTGTATGTAAAATTCGAAAGGGCTATATGGTATAAGGCCTTTTATCTGTGGTATCTCTCCTACAAATCCATCTCTATCTACTGGTAATTCTGCATAAGGTTCCACCCATAATATGAGGGCATCCCCTTCCCTCATATCTTCAGTCATAACAGGTACCATCCTGCCTATGGACGCCTCTACTATCCCAAATGTCTTTTTCCTTTTTTGGTTTTCTTCTTTTGTAAGCTGTGTTTCAATCATACCCTCTAAAAATCTATTAGCATCCAACATATTTTCACAGATAATAAGGTTCAGCGGCTGGTAATTGCCGTTTTCCCATCTTTTTCTCAATCCCATAACTAATGGTTTGACTATTTTAGGTAGGACATTTACCCCAACAGCGGTTGCAACAAGGTCTGCATCAGATATTTCAGCAGCAACAATTTCAAAATCAGTTCCATCTACCGCTCTGACATTTTTTATAATAATCTCCTCAGTATAATCATTAGTAACTACCTTTATAGGGTAACTGTTCCGTTTGTTCAGTTCATTCACTATAGTTTGGGCTACATCGCTGAATACAATTTCATATCCCGATTGATAGAACAATTGTCCCATAAAACCCCTGCCTATGTTACCGGCACCAAACTGAACCACCTTTTTCATATTTATCCCCTTTACATTTTTTACTCGAAATAATTATATCATACCGGTAAATAAATAACAATAGAAACGTTACAATTTAACATAGTTTTTTGAACATATGTTACTTGTTATCATCATAAACATTACATGATTGATGTTATATTTTTTCATTTTATCATCGATTTTATGTTAATTTTGTCACATTCTTATTGACAATATACCTCTCTAATCATACAATTAATAAAGATAGTAAAAGATAGTATTGGTACATTCAAACGATTTTATAAATGGAGGAGATATATATGGATTATAAAGTTGCGGTTCTTGGCGCAGGCCCTGGTGGATACGTAGCAGCTATACGCGCAGCACAATTGGGAGCAAAAGTATGCCTGATAGAAAAAGAAAATGTAGGCGGAACTTGTCTCAATTGGGGATGTATCCCAACAAAATCACTTCTTGCATCTGCTGAAATATACTCTAAATTCGAAGAAGCAAATCAACACGGTATAACCATCGACAATATTAATGTAGATCTTTCTAAAATGGTTCAGAGAAAAGACGGAGTTGTTAAGCAATTAGTCAATGGGGTTAAATTTTTAGTTAAGAAAAATAAAATTGACTTGATAAAAGGACATGCTAAATTCTTAAGCAGCAAGGAAATAAAGGTAGATACTGAAAAAGAAACAAAATATATTTCTGCTGACAACGTTATTATAGCTACCGGTACATCGCCTGCACTTCCTAAATTTTTCGGGTACGACGGTAAAACAGTTTGCTCCAGCAACGAAGGACTTAACTGGAACCAAGTTCCTAAAAAACTAGTAGTAATAGGCGGTGGAGTAATAGGATGTGAATTCGCAAATCTTTATAACACTTTAGGTACCGAGGTTACAATTGTAGAGCTTTTGCCTAGCATACTGGCTAACCTTGATGAAGAACTTGCAAATGCTACTTTGAAGAACTTCAAGAAAAAAGGTATTAAGGTATATACCGATGTATCTGCCAAATCAATAAATAAAAAAGCCGAAGGAGCAGATGTAGTACTCTCCAACGGGGAAACTATAAGCTGTGACAAGGTATTGATATCAATAGGTAGAAAAACTAATATAGACGACATTAATTTAGAATATCTAGGCCTTAAATTAGATGATAAAGGCAGAAAGATATTAGTTGATGAACATATGCGCACAAACGTTGAAGGCGTATATGCTATTGGAGATGTATGCAGCACACTATATGATCTAGCCCATGTAGCATCAAGGGAAGGAATAGTTGCTGTTGAAAATATAATGGGGAAAGATTCTACAATGGATTATCATGCAATACCTAGCTGTGTCTATACCCATCCTGAATTAGCATCTGTAGGCATGACTGAAAAAGAAGCTAAAGAAAAAGGATATAAAGTTAAATTAGGTAGATTTAACTTTGTAGGAAACGGGAAAGCCCTTTCTATGGGTGAACCCAATGGCTTCATAAAATTAGTTGTAGATGCTGAATCCGATATTCTATTGGGTGCTCAGATGTTTGGGGCTCATACCACAGATTTGATCGCAGAAGTAGGCGTAGTAATCCAAAATAAAGGGAAATGCAGCGAAATCGTTTCTACAATACACGCTCACCCCACTATAGCTGAAACAGTATATGAAGCCGCTGAGGATGTTTATGGCTTGGCAATACATGCATAAAAAAATAACTGGATATAATATCCAGTTATTTTTTTATTCGATTTCTATCTTGTATTGGTCTGCTACCTCTTGTTTTTCTTTAGGCAGATTTATCATGAGAATTCCATTCTTGTACTTTGCCTTTACCTTATCTTGTTTGATGTTATCAAATGCAAATGACCTGATGACACTTCCACTTCTTCTTTCTCTTCTGATGTAATTTTTATCTTCTTCTTTCACCTCTTGATCCTTAACTGCCTTTATGGTTAAAACATTGTCCTTAACTCTGATTTCAATATCATCTTTTTTAAAACCAGGCAATTCTGCTTCTACAACATATTCTTTGTCAGTCTCTTTTAAATCTGCCCTAAAAGTTTTGGATGTGACAGGAAAATCAAGCTCTTCCCTAAAAAATGTATCAAACCAATCATCAAACATACTCCTCAATTCATTTTTCCTTCTAAAAGGAACCATATCAAACATTACCAACCACCTCCAAATAATTTTCTCTGATTATATGTTAACACGAAGGTCAAGGTAAGTCAAAGTCAAACATTCTTGATTGCATAATTTTTTAGGCCTATTCTTGCTTTTAAAAGCAACTTTATCCAAGTTTCTTTGCTTTTCGTAAAAATTGTAGCAAAATCTATTAAGAATAGCGATCAACAGGTATCAGGCTCGCAGTATAACATTAGGCTAATTAAAAAAACAGATAGACA
Above is a genomic segment from Clostridia bacterium containing:
- a CDS encoding Hsp20/alpha crystallin family protein; this translates as MFDMVPFRRKNELRSMFDDWFDTFFREELDFPVTSKTFRADLKETDKEYVVEAELPGFKKDDIEIRVKDNVLTIKAVKDQEVKEEDKNYIRRERRSGSVIRSFAFDNIKQDKVKAKYKNGILMINLPKEKQEVADQYKIEIE